From Synchiropus splendidus isolate RoL2022-P1 chromosome 10, RoL_Sspl_1.0, whole genome shotgun sequence, the proteins below share one genomic window:
- the egfl6 gene encoding epidermal growth factor-like protein 6 isoform X3 → MRPLPVFSLLLLVLHVSSSSAHRQHRQVFTGSQPGVCRYGNRLECCYGWKKNSKGQCEAQCDFGCKHGECVGPNKCKCFQGYTGKTCNQDLNECGLRPRPCEHRCMNTYGSYKCYCLNGYTLMPDGSCANSRTCSLSHCQYGCEEVQGEIRCLCPSAGLQLGQDERTCVDIDECVTGKNLCPYNRQCVNTFGSYYCKCQDGYDLKYVNGKYDCVDLDECQSGTHKCSQHATCVNTQGSYKCKCNSGFRGNGFECTAIPDSQARPEDIKNIIPEPAATPPPAVRQQPFDYEGEVYIGAATEFPQEEEENDEEDNQLNQRGDVFIPEDFDSVFGPATEVKELEITPVQEEFIMDCNFDQGACEWVQDKTDDMDWSVAYHDNGAEYYMSVNGLMGEQDDVAKLKLLLSDRAQQGSFCLTFDYRIVGRDVGSLRVLLDNNDYPVWDQNRSRDQAWQTELLTVTWKDEAPHSVIFEAQRGTGVGGEIGLDNVVLTSGTCEDGSPVF, encoded by the exons ATGAGGCCGTTACCTGTGTTCagccttctgctgctggtgcttcATGTTTCCTCATCCTCAGCTCACAG GCAGCACCGACAAGTCTTTACTGGAAGCCAACCAGGTGTGTGTCGCTATGGCAACAGACTGGAGTGTTGCTATGGCTGGAAGAAGAACAGCAAAGGACAGTGTGAAG CTCAGTGTGACTTCGGCTGCAAGCATGGCGAGTGTGTCGGACCCAACAAATGCAAGTGTTTCCAGGGATACACGGGAAAGACCTGCAACCAAG ACCTGAATGAGTGCGGCCTCAGACCTCGACCGTGCGAACACCGCTGCATGAACACCTACGGCAGCTACAAGTGCTACTGCCTGAATGGCTACACGCTGATGCCGGATGGCTCCTGTGCCA ACTCCAGGAcctgctctctctcccactGTCAATACGGCTGCGAGGAAGTCCAGGGGGAGATCCGCTGCCTTTGCCCCTCGGCTGGGCTGCAACTGGGCCAAGATGAGAGGACGTGTGTTG ATATCGATGAATGTGTCACAGGGAAGAACCTCTGCCCGTACAACAGACAGTGCGTCAACACGTTCGGCAGCTACTACTGCAAGTGTCAGGATGGCTACGATTTGAAATACGTCAACGGCAAATACGACTGTGTCG ATCTGGATGAGTGTCAATCTGGCACCCACAAATGCAGCCAACACGCTACCTGCGTGAACACTCAGGGGTCCTACAAGTGCAAGTGTAACTCTGGCTTCAGAGGAAATGGATTTGAATGCACAG CCATTCCAGACTCACAAGCAAGACCCGAAGACATCAAAAACATCATCCCTGAACCAGCCGCCACGCCGCCTCCTGCAGTCCGCCAGCAGCCATTTGACTATGAAGGGGAAGTTTACATTGGTGCCGCAACTGAATTcccgcaggaggaggaagagaacgATGAAGAGGACAACCAGCTCAACCAGCGAGGTGACGTTTTCA TTCCCGAAGACTTTGATTCTGTCTTTGGACCTGCAACTGAAGTCAAAGAACTTGAAATAACACCAGTTCAAGAAG AGTTCATCATGGACTGCAACTTCGATCAAGGAGCATGCGAGTGGGTCCAGGACAAGACGGACGACATGGACTGGAGTGTGGCGTACCATGATAACG GCGCAGAGTACTACATGTCTGTGAACGGGCTGATGGGCGAGCAGGATGATGTGGCAAAACTGAAGTTGCTGTTGAGCGACCGAGCccagcagggaagcttctgccTCACCTTTGACTACCGCATCGTGGGTCGTGACGTGGGTTCTCTCCGGGTGCTGCTGGACAACAACGACTACCCCGTGTGGGACCAGAACCGCAGCAGGGATCAGGCCTGGCAGACGGAGCTTCTCACCGTCACCTGGAAAGACGAGGCGCCGCACTCT GTTATCTTTGAAGCTCAGCGTGGGACAGGAGTTGGAGGCGAGATCGGGCTGGACAATGTAGTACTGACCTCAGGAACCTGTGAGGATGGGAGTCCTGTCTTTTAA
- the egfl6 gene encoding epidermal growth factor-like protein 6 isoform X2, with protein MRPLPVFSLLLLVLHVSSSSAHRQHRQVFTGSQPGVCRYGNRLECCYGWKKNSKGQCEAQCDFGCKHGECVGPNKCKCFQGYTGKTCNQDLNECGLRPRPCEHRCMNTYGSYKCYCLNGYTLMPDGSCANSRTCSLSHCQYGCEEVQGEIRCLCPSAGLQLGQDERTCVDIDECVTGKNLCPYNRQCVNTFGSYYCKCQDGYDLKYVNGKYDCVDLDECQSGTHKCSQHATCVNTQGSYKCKCNSGFRGNGFECTVKPFYQRPWDGDKGSADDFLNAIPDSQARPEDIKNIIPEPAATPPPAVRQQPFDYEGEVYIGAATEFPQEEEENDEEDNQLNQRVPEDFDSVFGPATEVKELEITPVQEEFIMDCNFDQGACEWVQDKTDDMDWSVAYHDNGAEYYMSVNGLMGEQDDVAKLKLLLSDRAQQGSFCLTFDYRIVGRDVGSLRVLLDNNDYPVWDQNRSRDQAWQTELLTVTWKDEAPHSVIFEAQRGTGVGGEIGLDNVVLTSGTCEDGSPVF; from the exons ATGAGGCCGTTACCTGTGTTCagccttctgctgctggtgcttcATGTTTCCTCATCCTCAGCTCACAG GCAGCACCGACAAGTCTTTACTGGAAGCCAACCAGGTGTGTGTCGCTATGGCAACAGACTGGAGTGTTGCTATGGCTGGAAGAAGAACAGCAAAGGACAGTGTGAAG CTCAGTGTGACTTCGGCTGCAAGCATGGCGAGTGTGTCGGACCCAACAAATGCAAGTGTTTCCAGGGATACACGGGAAAGACCTGCAACCAAG ACCTGAATGAGTGCGGCCTCAGACCTCGACCGTGCGAACACCGCTGCATGAACACCTACGGCAGCTACAAGTGCTACTGCCTGAATGGCTACACGCTGATGCCGGATGGCTCCTGTGCCA ACTCCAGGAcctgctctctctcccactGTCAATACGGCTGCGAGGAAGTCCAGGGGGAGATCCGCTGCCTTTGCCCCTCGGCTGGGCTGCAACTGGGCCAAGATGAGAGGACGTGTGTTG ATATCGATGAATGTGTCACAGGGAAGAACCTCTGCCCGTACAACAGACAGTGCGTCAACACGTTCGGCAGCTACTACTGCAAGTGTCAGGATGGCTACGATTTGAAATACGTCAACGGCAAATACGACTGTGTCG ATCTGGATGAGTGTCAATCTGGCACCCACAAATGCAGCCAACACGCTACCTGCGTGAACACTCAGGGGTCCTACAAGTGCAAGTGTAACTCTGGCTTCAGAGGAAATGGATTTGAATGCACAG TCAAGCCGTTTTATCAGAGGCCCTGGGACGGCGACAAAGGCAGTGCAGATGATTTCCTGAATG CCATTCCAGACTCACAAGCAAGACCCGAAGACATCAAAAACATCATCCCTGAACCAGCCGCCACGCCGCCTCCTGCAGTCCGCCAGCAGCCATTTGACTATGAAGGGGAAGTTTACATTGGTGCCGCAACTGAATTcccgcaggaggaggaagagaacgATGAAGAGGACAACCAGCTCAACCAGCGAG TTCCCGAAGACTTTGATTCTGTCTTTGGACCTGCAACTGAAGTCAAAGAACTTGAAATAACACCAGTTCAAGAAG AGTTCATCATGGACTGCAACTTCGATCAAGGAGCATGCGAGTGGGTCCAGGACAAGACGGACGACATGGACTGGAGTGTGGCGTACCATGATAACG GCGCAGAGTACTACATGTCTGTGAACGGGCTGATGGGCGAGCAGGATGATGTGGCAAAACTGAAGTTGCTGTTGAGCGACCGAGCccagcagggaagcttctgccTCACCTTTGACTACCGCATCGTGGGTCGTGACGTGGGTTCTCTCCGGGTGCTGCTGGACAACAACGACTACCCCGTGTGGGACCAGAACCGCAGCAGGGATCAGGCCTGGCAGACGGAGCTTCTCACCGTCACCTGGAAAGACGAGGCGCCGCACTCT GTTATCTTTGAAGCTCAGCGTGGGACAGGAGTTGGAGGCGAGATCGGGCTGGACAATGTAGTACTGACCTCAGGAACCTGTGAGGATGGGAGTCCTGTCTTTTAA
- the egfl6 gene encoding epidermal growth factor-like protein 6 isoform X1 — protein MRPLPVFSLLLLVLHVSSSSAHRQHRQVFTGSQPGVCRYGNRLECCYGWKKNSKGQCEAQCDFGCKHGECVGPNKCKCFQGYTGKTCNQDLNECGLRPRPCEHRCMNTYGSYKCYCLNGYTLMPDGSCANSRTCSLSHCQYGCEEVQGEIRCLCPSAGLQLGQDERTCVDIDECVTGKNLCPYNRQCVNTFGSYYCKCQDGYDLKYVNGKYDCVDLDECQSGTHKCSQHATCVNTQGSYKCKCNSGFRGNGFECTVKPFYQRPWDGDKGSADDFLNAIPDSQARPEDIKNIIPEPAATPPPAVRQQPFDYEGEVYIGAATEFPQEEEENDEEDNQLNQRGDVFIPEDFDSVFGPATEVKELEITPVQEEFIMDCNFDQGACEWVQDKTDDMDWSVAYHDNGAEYYMSVNGLMGEQDDVAKLKLLLSDRAQQGSFCLTFDYRIVGRDVGSLRVLLDNNDYPVWDQNRSRDQAWQTELLTVTWKDEAPHSVIFEAQRGTGVGGEIGLDNVVLTSGTCEDGSPVF, from the exons ATGAGGCCGTTACCTGTGTTCagccttctgctgctggtgcttcATGTTTCCTCATCCTCAGCTCACAG GCAGCACCGACAAGTCTTTACTGGAAGCCAACCAGGTGTGTGTCGCTATGGCAACAGACTGGAGTGTTGCTATGGCTGGAAGAAGAACAGCAAAGGACAGTGTGAAG CTCAGTGTGACTTCGGCTGCAAGCATGGCGAGTGTGTCGGACCCAACAAATGCAAGTGTTTCCAGGGATACACGGGAAAGACCTGCAACCAAG ACCTGAATGAGTGCGGCCTCAGACCTCGACCGTGCGAACACCGCTGCATGAACACCTACGGCAGCTACAAGTGCTACTGCCTGAATGGCTACACGCTGATGCCGGATGGCTCCTGTGCCA ACTCCAGGAcctgctctctctcccactGTCAATACGGCTGCGAGGAAGTCCAGGGGGAGATCCGCTGCCTTTGCCCCTCGGCTGGGCTGCAACTGGGCCAAGATGAGAGGACGTGTGTTG ATATCGATGAATGTGTCACAGGGAAGAACCTCTGCCCGTACAACAGACAGTGCGTCAACACGTTCGGCAGCTACTACTGCAAGTGTCAGGATGGCTACGATTTGAAATACGTCAACGGCAAATACGACTGTGTCG ATCTGGATGAGTGTCAATCTGGCACCCACAAATGCAGCCAACACGCTACCTGCGTGAACACTCAGGGGTCCTACAAGTGCAAGTGTAACTCTGGCTTCAGAGGAAATGGATTTGAATGCACAG TCAAGCCGTTTTATCAGAGGCCCTGGGACGGCGACAAAGGCAGTGCAGATGATTTCCTGAATG CCATTCCAGACTCACAAGCAAGACCCGAAGACATCAAAAACATCATCCCTGAACCAGCCGCCACGCCGCCTCCTGCAGTCCGCCAGCAGCCATTTGACTATGAAGGGGAAGTTTACATTGGTGCCGCAACTGAATTcccgcaggaggaggaagagaacgATGAAGAGGACAACCAGCTCAACCAGCGAGGTGACGTTTTCA TTCCCGAAGACTTTGATTCTGTCTTTGGACCTGCAACTGAAGTCAAAGAACTTGAAATAACACCAGTTCAAGAAG AGTTCATCATGGACTGCAACTTCGATCAAGGAGCATGCGAGTGGGTCCAGGACAAGACGGACGACATGGACTGGAGTGTGGCGTACCATGATAACG GCGCAGAGTACTACATGTCTGTGAACGGGCTGATGGGCGAGCAGGATGATGTGGCAAAACTGAAGTTGCTGTTGAGCGACCGAGCccagcagggaagcttctgccTCACCTTTGACTACCGCATCGTGGGTCGTGACGTGGGTTCTCTCCGGGTGCTGCTGGACAACAACGACTACCCCGTGTGGGACCAGAACCGCAGCAGGGATCAGGCCTGGCAGACGGAGCTTCTCACCGTCACCTGGAAAGACGAGGCGCCGCACTCT GTTATCTTTGAAGCTCAGCGTGGGACAGGAGTTGGAGGCGAGATCGGGCTGGACAATGTAGTACTGACCTCAGGAACCTGTGAGGATGGGAGTCCTGTCTTTTAA